One region of Sebastes fasciatus isolate fSebFas1 chromosome 1, fSebFas1.pri, whole genome shotgun sequence genomic DNA includes:
- the LOC141774519 gene encoding tripartite motif-containing protein 16-like, whose protein sequence is MAQKGVQLDQEAISCSICLDLLKDPVTTSCGHSYCMNCIKSFWDGEDEKKIYSCPQCRQTFTPRPVLLKNTMLAVLVEELKKTGLQAAPADHCYAGPEDVACDFCTGRKLKAFKSCLACLASYCEKHLQPHYDVAPLKKHKLVEPSKKLQENICSRHDEVMKMFCRTDQQCICYLCSVDEHKGHDTVSAAAERTERQRELEVSRLNIQQRIQDREKDVKLLQQEVEAVNRSADKAVEDSEKIFTELIRLMEKRSCDVKQQVRSQQKTQVSRVKELQEKLEQEITELKRRDAEMKLLSHTEDHNQFLLNYPSLSPLTESTSSINIRPLSYFEDVTAAVSEVRDKLQDVLREKWTNVSQTVTEVDVLLSQPEPKTRAGFLQYSREITLDPNTAYTQLLLSEGNRKATYMKQQQSYSSHPDRFTGWPQVLSRESLTGRCYWEVERRGTGVHVAVAYKSIRRAGGGNECYFGHNDKSWALDCDQNSYIFWYNKVKTPVSGPQSSRVGVYLDHSAGILSFYSVSETMTLLHRVQTTFTEPLYAGLYLYGSDVTAELCKLK, encoded by the coding sequence atggcgcagaaaggagttcagctggaccaGGAAGCAAtctcttgttcgatctgtctggatctactgaaggatccggtgactacttcctgtggacacagctactgcatgaactgtattaaaagcttctgggatggagaggatgagaagaagatctacagctgccctcagtgtaggcagaccttcacaccgaggcctgtcctgctgaaaaacaccatgttagcagttttagtggaggaactgaagaagactggactccaagctgctcctgctgatcactgctatgctggacctgaagatgtggcctgtgatttctgcactgggaggaaactgaaagccttcaagtcctgtctggcgtgtctggcctcttactgtgagaaacacctccagcctcattatgatgtggctccgttaaagaaacacaagctggtggagccctccaagaagctccaggagaacatctgctctcgtcacgacgaggtgatgaagatgttctgtcgtactgatcagcagtgtatctgttatctctgctctgtggatgaacataaaggccacgacaccgtctcagctgcagcagaaaggaccgagaggcagagagagctggaggtgagtcgactcaacatccagcagaggatccaggacagagagaaagatgtgaagctgctccaacaggaggtggaggctgtcaatcgctctgctgataaagcagtggaggacagtgagaagatcttcaccgagctgatccgtctcatggagaaaagaagctgtgatgtgaagcagcaggtcagatcccagcagaaaacccaagtgagtcgagtcaaagagcttcaggagaagctggagcaggagatcactgagctgaagaggagagacgctgagatgaagctgctgtcacacacagaggatcacaaccagtttcttcttaactacccctcactgtcaccactcactgaatctacatccagcatcaatatccgtcctctgagctactttgaggacgtgacggcggctgtgtcagaagtcagagataaactacaggacgttctgagagagaaatggacaaacgtctcacagacagtaactgaagtggatgttttactgtcacaaccagagcccaagaccagagctggattcttacaatattcacgggaaatcacactggatccaaacacagcatacacacagctgttattatctgaggggaacagaaaagcaacatatatgaaacaacaacagtcttattctagtcacccagacagattcactggatggcctcaggtcctgagtagagagagtctgactggacgttgttactgggaggtggagaggagagggacaggagttcatgtagcagtcgcatacaagagtatcaggagagcagggggggGTAATGAATGTTACTTTGGACACAATGATAAATCTTGGGCGTTAGATTGTGACCAAAACAGTTATATATTTTGGTACAACAAAGTCAAaacccccgtctcaggtcctcagtcctccagagtaggagtgtacctggatcacagtgcaggtattctgtccttctacagcgtctctgaaaccatgactctcctccacagagtccagaccacattcactgagcctctctatgctggactttaTCTTTATGGTTCTGATgtcactgctgagttgtgtaaactgaaatag